CTTGCGGCCGGTGCCTTCCACCAGCCCGCCCCGCTCCACCAGACGGCGAAAATTCTGTTTGTGCAGCCGCACCCCTGCCAAGGCTTCCACCACCCGTTGCAGCTGCAGCAGCGTGAAACTCGGCGGCAGCAGCTCGAAGACCACCGGACGATAGCGAATCTTGCCCCGCAGCCGCCCCAGGGCGGTGGCCAGGATGCGCCGGTGATCGAGGGCCATGGGCCGCCCCAAGGCCCGTCGCCCCAAGGCCGGCACGGCCGGAACATCCACCGCCGGGTCCCGCCGTGCCTCCTGCACCAGCCCCACCTCGTAGAGCAGCTCGTAGCGCTCCAGCACCCGCTCGCCGTCCCAAGGCGCTCCTCCGAGACCGAAGGCGATATCCACCCGCTCCCGCCGGCGACGCCGGAGCCGCGGCTCTGCCTGCTCGACCCAAGCCTGCAATGCTGGCAAGAGCGCATCGTCGAGCACCGCCGGCCGCCCATTGCGCCAATCCTCCCAGGGGAAGAAGCGGTACCAATCCCGCCAGCGCGCCTCGCCGGAAGGCTCCGCCTCCCGCACCAGCGCCAGGTAGGCGACGGAGACGACCCGCCCCTCCGCTGAGCCAGCGACTGGCCCGCGGTTGAGGTCTCCGCCCCGGTTGAGGTCACCGAAGGTGTAGAGCTGGTCCACATACCCCAGCTCGAGTCCCGTCTGCTGACGCACGAAGCCCCGCAGCTGAAGCTCCAGGGTGCGGTCCCCGGCAGGATCCAGCGGACCGAAGACCAAAGCATCCACAGTCTCCGCTGCTTCTCCCGACTGCGGTGGGCCGAGGGTGCGGGCGTCCCGCTGCACGGTGAGGCAGCGGGGAACCTCGCGGGTCACCGCCACGATGACGGCGTTGAGATCGACGATGACGGCGGTCACGGGCAGCTCCTCAATCTTCCAGGGGCAGCAGCCGGCGCTCGAAGCGCTGGCAGAAATGACTGGCGACCCGCTCCGCAACGGTCTCCAGCGGCGGGCGCTCCCCGGTCAGACTTTCGATGGAGACCATCCGCACCTGGGGCAGCCCGCAGGCGACGATACCGCCGAAGAAGGAGAGATCCGTGCTGACGTTGAGAGCAAATCCGTGGGTGGTGATCCAGCGGCTCAGGTGGACGCCGATGGAGGCGATCTTGCCGCCCCCGGCCCAAACCCCCACCAGATCCTTCCCCGGCCGCGCCTCCGCCTCGACGCCGAAATCCGCCAGGGTGCGGATCAGCACCCATTGCAGGTCTTGAACATAGCGCCGCACGTCCCGGCGGTCAGGGCTGAGGTTGACGATGGGATAGCCCATCAGCTGCCCCGGTCCGTGATACGTCACCTGACCGCCGCGGTCCGCCTCGTGGATCTCGATGCCTTGCTCCTCGAGCCAGGGCGCCGGGGCCAGAACGTCCTCGGCACTGGCGTTCCGGCCCAAAGTGTAGACGTGGGGGTGCTCCAGGAGCAGCAGATGCTCGTCCCCGGAGCCCTGGCGAACAGCGTCCCGCAGCCGCTTCTGCTCCGCCACCGCCGGCGCATAGGGATAGCGGCCGAGATAAGCCCAGCGCAGGGGGCGTAGCGGCTCCACTTCCGATGCTGGATCGTCGTCGGTAGGTGCTGACGGGGAAAGCAAATCCATGGGGGCATTCTAGCCCCATCCGGGAACCGAGCCCTCACGGGCCCGTCGCAAGGCCGGAAGCCGAGCTGAAAAAGGATGCCTGGCAGGCCACGGCCAGCCGAAGTAGGACCAAGACAGCGAGCACCTGCTTATGCTAAGCTTGGGCGCTAAGAGGCAAAAAAAAGAGCGGAAACCCACGAGGGGCCCGCACATACCAAGGGTCCACTTACACTACTGAAGTGCCTCGAAGCTGCAAAAGCGGGACAGTCACCGCGAGTCAGCAGATTTCCTTCGAGGCCGGATCCTCTCCGGATCTCCCTGTCTCGGGATACGACTCGGGATCCTCGGGGCTACCGCTCGCCTGCCTACCACCGGTTCCTCTACCGCCGGTTCCAACTTTCGGGGCAAAAAAAAGAGCGGAAACCCACGAGGGGCCCGCACATACCAAGGGTCCACTTACGTCATGGAAGTGCGCTCTTCCTCGGGAAACGGGACACCCTCCGCGATTTTGTTTCCAATTTTCCGCGAAAATTCGATAAGAGCAGCCGCCGGCCCGCGTCGGCGGGCCCAGCGACTGGCTACCGGCGATAGGCGTCCAGCTCTTCCCACGAGCCCTGCTGCAGCTGCTCCTTGACCAGAGCCATGAACTGATCCGCGTCGGCGCCGTCGATGAGCCGGTGGTCGAAGGTCAGTGCCAGATAGCACATGGTTCGGATTCCAAGGCTGTCGTTGCCCTCGGCGTCGGTGAGCACCACCGGCCGCTTCTCGATGGCGCCGACCCCGAGGATCGCCACCTGCGGCTGGTTGATCACCGGCGTCCCGAAGAGAGAGCCGAAACCGCCGGGGTTGGTGACGGTGAAGGTGCCCCCCTTGATGGCGTCCGGGCTCAGCCGCTTGCTGCGGGCGCGGTCCGCCAGATCGTTGGCGGTCTTCGCCAGCCCCACCAGACTCAGCTGATCGGCATTCTTCAGCACCGGCACGATGAGCCCGTGGTCCAGCGCCACCGCCATGCCCAGGTTGATGTCCTTCTTGTAGACGATATTGGTGCCGTCGATGGCGGCGTTGAGCTGCGGGAAGGCCTTCAGCCCGGCGGTCACCGCCGAGAAGATGAACGGCATATAGGTCAACTTGGTGCCGTTGGCCTCGGCGAAGCGATGCTTGATGCGCTGGCGAAGCCGCGCGATGCGGGTCATGTCGATGTGGAAGACGGTGGTCACATGGGCCGAGGTGGCCTTGGAGTAGGCCATATGGTCGGCGGTGATCTGCCGAATCCGCGACATGGGCACGACCTCGACGTTCTCCCCCTCGGTGTACGCGGGGACGTGGAAGTCGCTGGCGGCGCGGGTAGGCCGTGGAGCCGCCGGTGCCGCGGCCGCCGCCGGCTGAGCGGGAGCGCTGCCGCGGTTTTCCAGATAGCCGAGGATGTCCTTCTTGGTCACCCGGCCGTGGATCCCGGTGCCTTCCACCTGCTGGAGATCGACCCCCTCCTTGGCGGCGATGTTGCGCACCAGCGGGCTGGAGAACTTCCGCAACCGCTGCTCCAGGCTCATGGGCCCATCGGTGGAGTCCTCCTCGCCCGAGTCCTCGCTTTCAGCGGCCTGCTCTCCCGCGGCCGCTTCGGCGGCGGGAGCTTCGGTGGCGGGAGCGGATGCCGCGCCGTCGCCGACGCTCTCTCCGGCCTCACCGATATACGCCACGACGTCGTCCACCGGCACGGTCTCCCCTTCGCCGTGGACGACCTTGAGCAGAGTGCCCGCCACCGGGCTGGGAATCTCCGCGTCGACCTTGTCGGTGGAGATCTCGAATAGGGGCTGATCCCGTTCGACGGTCTCCCCCACCTCGATCAGCCAGCGGGTGATGGTGCCTTCGGCGATGGACTCCCCCATCTGGGGCATCACGACTTCAGTTGCCATGGACAGCTCCTCGACTTGCTCGGCTCGCCCGCGATGAACGAGCGGCAGCTCCTTGAATCGATCGAAACGCGCACACGCCGGATCTCCTCATCCGTTCCTCGGCGACTCAGATATGGAGCGGATGACCGTAGGCCGCGTGGGCGGCCTCCATCACCGACTCGCTGAGGGTTGGATGGGCGTGCATGGTGCGGAACAGTTCTTCGGTAGTGGACTCGATACGCAGGGCCACGCAGGCCTCGGCGATGAGGTCGGTGGCCTTGGGGCCGACGATGTGAACCCCCAGGAGCTCATCATAACGAGTCTCCCGCACGACCTTGACGAAGCCTCCGGTGTGCCCCAAGATCGCCGCCTTGGCCAGCGCCGAGAAGGGGAACTTGCCGGTGGCCACATCGTAGCCCCGCTCCTTGGCCTGGGCCTCGGTGAGACCAACGCTGGCCACTTCCGGGTCGCAGTAGGTGCAGGAGGGAACGTGGTCGTAGTTGATCGGCTGCACGGCCTCGCCGGCCATGTGCTCCGCCGCCAGGATGCCCTCGCTGGAGGCCACGTGAGCCAGCCAGGGGGTCTGCACCAGATCGCCGATGGCGTAGATGTGGGGGACGGCGGTGCGCATCAGCTCGTCCACCTCGACGTAGCCGCGCTCCAGCTTGACCCCTTGCTCTTCCAGCCCCAGATTCTCCGACACCGGCGCGCGGCCCACCGCCACCAGCAGGATCTCTGCCTCCAGGGTGTCGGTCTTGCCGTTCTGCTCGACGCTCAGGGAGACGCCGCCCTCGGTGGTCTCGACGGCGGTGAGCTTGGAATCCGTGCGCACCTTGATGCCCCGCTTCTTGAGCGACCGGGCCAGCTCCTTGGAAACCTCTTCATCCTCCAGCGGTAGGACTCGGGGCAGCATTTCCAGCAGCGTCACCTCGGTGCCGAAGCTGTGGAAGATGGACGCGAACTCGGTGCCCACGGCGCCGGCTCCCAACACCACCATGGAGCGCGGCACCCGAGGCAGCTGGAGGATGCCGTCGGAGTCCAGCACCCGTTGGCCGTCCACCGGCGCCATGCCCAGGGGCCGCGGCACGGAGCCAGTGGCCAGGAGAATGAAGCGGCCCTCGAGAATCTGAGTCTGACCGTCCTTTTCTACCTCCACTCGGTGGGGGCCCACCAGCCGGCCGCGGCCGTGGATGCCGTCGATCTGATTCTTCTTGAACAGATACTCGATCCCCTTGGCGTTCTTGTCCACCACCTGCTGTTTGCGGCCGTGGGCGGTGGCCAGGTCCAGAGCCGGAGCTCCGACCTCGATGCCGAGGGTGCCGGCGGAGCGGATCTCGTCGAGCACCGCCGCCGTGTGCAGCAGAGCCTTGGTGGGTATGCAGCCACGGTGCAGGCAGGTTCCGCCAAATTTGGGATCCTTCTCCACCACCGCGGTCTTGAGCCCCAACTGGGACGCGCGGATGGCAGCCACATAGCCGCCGGGGCCGCTCCCCACCACGATCAAGTCGTACTGCTTCTGCTCCATCACTGCTCCGTTCTCACCGATTTCATGCTCTTGGGAAGGAGAGGTCTCGGATCGAACCGAGCCCCACAGCCCATAACCTACCAGGTCATGGGAGTCTCATGGGGATTGGGACCTCGCTGTTCGGAAAGGGGCTCTCAACCGAGCCTCAGCCATCCACCGCCTCCGCCCGCCAGCGGCCGGGCTTGTCTTCCACGAGCCGCCCCATGGGAGTCTCCGGGTCGTGCTCGAAGATGCACAGCCAATTCCCCTCCGCCACCTGAGGCAACCACCGCTTCTTATTCTCCAAGGTGGTCAGGGGATAGAGATCGTATCCCATGATCCAAGGCAGCGGCACGTGAGCCGCGGTGGGGATGAGATCGGCGAAGAAGATCCCCTGGTGCCCGGCAGCTCCCCCATCCAGGCGCACGATGCACATGTCGGCGTTGTGCCCCGGTGCCCGGATCGCCCGCACGCCGGTCATGGGCTCGGCCTCGTCGTCGAAGAGCTCCACTACCCCGGCCTCGAAGAGCGGCTCCCAGTTGCGCGGATCGTAGCTGGCGGCATCGCGTTCGGAAGGCTCTCGGGCGTGAGCGACCTCGCCTCGCTGCATCCAATAACGGGCGTTGGGAAAGGTGGGCTGCAGCGAGCCGTCCGCCGCCTCGCGGGTATTCCAGCCGCAATGGTCGAAGTGCAGATGGCTGAGGAGCACGTGATCGATATCCCCCAGCTCGTAGCCGGCCGCCCGAATCGCCTCCGGCAGCCGCCGATCTCCCTCCCGCAACCCGAAGATCTTGCGGAATTTCTCGTCGTTCTTGTCGCCGATGCCTGTATCCACCAACAGCAGCTCGTCCCCCCGCTCTACCAGCATGCAGTTGGTGACCATGGAGATGCGATTGAGCTCGTCCGCGGGCTTGGCCCGCTGCCACAGGGTCTTGGGCACGACCCCGAACATGGCCCCACCGTCGAGGCGGAACTCGCCGTCGGTGAC
This window of the Acidobacteriota bacterium genome carries:
- the lipB gene encoding lipoyl(octanoyl) transferase LipB, with the translated sequence MDLLSPSAPTDDDPASEVEPLRPLRWAYLGRYPYAPAVAEQKRLRDAVRQGSGDEHLLLLEHPHVYTLGRNASAEDVLAPAPWLEEQGIEIHEADRGGQVTYHGPGQLMGYPIVNLSPDRRDVRRYVQDLQWVLIRTLADFGVEAEARPGKDLVGVWAGGGKIASIGVHLSRWITTHGFALNVSTDLSFFGGIVACGLPQVRMVSIESLTGERPPLETVAERVASHFCQRFERRLLPLED
- the sucB gene encoding 2-oxoglutarate dehydrogenase, E2 component, dihydrolipoamide succinyltransferase; its protein translation is MPLVHRGRAEQVEELSMATEVVMPQMGESIAEGTITRWLIEVGETVERDQPLFEISTDKVDAEIPSPVAGTLLKVVHGEGETVPVDDVVAYIGEAGESVGDGAASAPATEAPAAEAAAGEQAAESEDSGEEDSTDGPMSLEQRLRKFSSPLVRNIAAKEGVDLQQVEGTGIHGRVTKKDILGYLENRGSAPAQPAAAAAPAAPRPTRAASDFHVPAYTEGENVEVVPMSRIRQITADHMAYSKATSAHVTTVFHIDMTRIARLRQRIKHRFAEANGTKLTYMPFIFSAVTAGLKAFPQLNAAIDGTNIVYKKDINLGMAVALDHGLIVPVLKNADQLSLVGLAKTANDLADRARSKRLSPDAIKGGTFTVTNPGGFGSLFGTPVINQPQVAILGVGAIEKRPVVLTDAEGNDSLGIRTMCYLALTFDHRLIDGADADQFMALVKEQLQQGSWEELDAYRR
- the lpdA gene encoding dihydrolipoyl dehydrogenase — encoded protein: MEQKQYDLIVVGSGPGGYVAAIRASQLGLKTAVVEKDPKFGGTCLHRGCIPTKALLHTAAVLDEIRSAGTLGIEVGAPALDLATAHGRKQQVVDKNAKGIEYLFKKNQIDGIHGRGRLVGPHRVEVEKDGQTQILEGRFILLATGSVPRPLGMAPVDGQRVLDSDGILQLPRVPRSMVVLGAGAVGTEFASIFHSFGTEVTLLEMLPRVLPLEDEEVSKELARSLKKRGIKVRTDSKLTAVETTEGGVSLSVEQNGKTDTLEAEILLVAVGRAPVSENLGLEEQGVKLERGYVEVDELMRTAVPHIYAIGDLVQTPWLAHVASSEGILAAEHMAGEAVQPINYDHVPSCTYCDPEVASVGLTEAQAKERGYDVATGKFPFSALAKAAILGHTGGFVKVVRETRYDELLGVHIVGPKATDLIAEACVALRIESTTEELFRTMHAHPTLSESVMEAAHAAYGHPLHI
- a CDS encoding MBL fold metallo-hydrolase — its product is MTIPVHQLGELKISLVTDGEFRLDGGAMFGVVPKTLWQRAKPADELNRISMVTNCMLVERGDELLLVDTGIGDKNDEKFRKIFGLREGDRRLPEAIRAAGYELGDIDHVLLSHLHFDHCGWNTREAADGSLQPTFPNARYWMQRGEVAHAREPSERDAASYDPRNWEPLFEAGVVELFDDEAEPMTGVRAIRAPGHNADMCIVRLDGGAAGHQGIFFADLIPTAAHVPLPWIMGYDLYPLTTLENKKRWLPQVAEGNWLCIFEHDPETPMGRLVEDKPGRWRAEAVDG